A region of Acidithiobacillus ferridurans DNA encodes the following proteins:
- a CDS encoding efflux transporter outer membrane subunit, which translates to MHRKRWIAACAALGVVALGGCAPTIRAPDPADVKAPAWAKSVQRLDGAQALPTGAWPQQDWWTGLASAGLDQLMTRALSPANPRLAEAVDTVQWAASVSTWRAAALGPQLSGQAAVTPLQFSGNSPLGALGLGNKLYDSGDVGLGFTQALDFWGKYADRLKAALGEQRAAEARLADTRRLLTAAVVNAYLRWAEAEQQLASTRRLQHLYQQRLALLRTRRHLGLGTDLSIADLSLQLQQNTARLARWQQRAAAARFAVAELAAIAPDALPLRPVAPASAVIPTLPPHLSLDLLAHRPDVQAARALALASVQQTKAARAAFYPDISFAALLDMNSAHLATLLNPASFAYSFGPALRLPIFTSGALTGRFHGAEAQQAKAVAVYQESILQSVQQVLTALSGYQHSRQVWQAEAAGTGATREQEKLTATAQGLGLSDRAAVLQRQITLIHQQMTQRLAHYAALQAWTQLETALGGGYDQSRQHP; encoded by the coding sequence TGCAGCGGCTGGACGGCGCCCAGGCATTGCCCACCGGCGCGTGGCCGCAACAGGACTGGTGGACGGGGCTGGCCAGCGCCGGGCTCGATCAACTCATGACCCGGGCCCTGAGCCCGGCCAATCCGCGTCTGGCAGAGGCCGTCGATACGGTCCAGTGGGCGGCATCGGTCAGCACCTGGCGGGCGGCGGCCCTCGGTCCGCAGCTTTCCGGACAGGCGGCCGTCACGCCTTTGCAGTTCAGCGGCAACAGCCCGCTGGGGGCGCTTGGTCTGGGCAACAAACTCTATGACAGCGGCGATGTCGGACTCGGTTTTACGCAAGCGCTCGATTTCTGGGGCAAATATGCGGACCGTCTCAAGGCGGCGCTGGGTGAACAACGCGCCGCCGAAGCGCGGCTGGCGGACACTCGCCGCCTGCTCACCGCCGCCGTCGTCAATGCCTATCTGCGCTGGGCGGAAGCCGAACAGCAACTCGCCAGCACCCGGCGTTTGCAGCACCTCTACCAACAGCGGCTGGCGTTGTTGCGAACCCGGCGGCATCTCGGTCTCGGGACCGACCTGTCCATTGCCGATCTGTCTTTGCAGCTCCAGCAAAATACCGCCCGCCTGGCCCGCTGGCAGCAACGGGCGGCTGCCGCACGCTTCGCCGTGGCAGAGCTTGCGGCGATTGCACCGGATGCCCTCCCGCTACGGCCGGTGGCGCCCGCGTCCGCAGTAATCCCCACCCTGCCCCCACACCTGAGTCTGGACCTCCTTGCCCACCGTCCCGACGTACAGGCGGCACGCGCGCTGGCGCTGGCCAGCGTCCAGCAGACCAAAGCCGCCCGCGCCGCTTTTTATCCAGATATTTCCTTCGCGGCCTTGCTGGACATGAACAGCGCCCACCTCGCCACGCTCCTGAACCCGGCGAGCTTTGCCTACAGCTTTGGACCGGCCTTGCGGTTACCGATTTTCACCAGCGGCGCCCTGACTGGCCGCTTCCATGGTGCCGAGGCGCAGCAGGCCAAGGCGGTGGCCGTTTACCAGGAAAGCATCCTGCAATCGGTCCAGCAGGTGCTGACGGCGCTGTCGGGATACCAGCACAGCCGACAGGTGTGGCAAGCCGAGGCGGCCGGTACCGGCGCCACCCGGGAGCAGGAAAAACTCACCGCCACTGCCCAGGGGTTGGGCCTCAGCGACCGCGCGGCGGTGCTGCAGCGGCAGATCACCCTCATCCATCAGCAAATGACCCAGCGCCTTGCCCATTATGCGGCACTACAGGCCTGGACCCAGTTGGAAACCGCATTGGGAGGCGGCTATGATCAGTCCAGACAGCACCCCTGA
- a CDS encoding HlyD family secretion protein, translated as MISPDSTPDNAGKAGADQRRRNLWILAGVVLLGLLVYGLWWLLIGQERLEVDDAYVEGNLYAVDARTTGTVAAIPAYDTMRVEAGSTLVMLRGEHAGRKLQQAEAQLAQARQNALALVHEIQASRSKEAALRANLNSAQQKAWRLRASASAGASEDIAAITAADAVRRLQAEISAESAHSAALTAQLGSAGPAGNPAVRAATQALALAHLNWTRRIIRAPVTGIVAQQAVQPGQWVSAGQRLFTVVPLQQMWVTANIKETRLAGVRPGAAVTLHSDLYGNAVTYHGWVVGLGGGSGAVFAVLPPENASGNWIKFTQRVPVRIAVDPGDLARHPLRPGLTMTARIALHGPWIRRPVPDWFLRSAAASRPAP; from the coding sequence ATGATCAGTCCAGACAGCACCCCTGACAACGCCGGCAAGGCCGGGGCAGACCAGAGGCGGCGCAACCTCTGGATACTCGCAGGGGTCGTCCTGCTCGGTCTGCTGGTCTACGGCCTCTGGTGGTTGCTGATCGGACAAGAGCGGCTGGAGGTAGACGATGCCTACGTCGAGGGCAACCTTTACGCGGTGGATGCGCGCACGACCGGAACCGTCGCCGCGATCCCCGCCTACGACACCATGCGCGTGGAAGCAGGCTCCACCCTGGTGATGCTCCGCGGCGAACATGCTGGTCGCAAGCTGCAACAGGCGGAAGCGCAACTGGCGCAGGCCCGGCAAAATGCGCTGGCGCTGGTCCACGAAATTCAGGCCAGTCGCAGCAAGGAAGCGGCCTTGCGGGCCAACCTGAACAGTGCGCAGCAGAAGGCCTGGCGCCTACGGGCGTCGGCCAGCGCCGGTGCGAGCGAGGATATAGCCGCCATCACGGCGGCCGACGCGGTGCGGCGCCTGCAAGCCGAAATCAGCGCCGAATCGGCGCATAGCGCAGCCCTCACCGCGCAGCTCGGGTCCGCCGGCCCGGCGGGAAACCCCGCCGTGCGTGCGGCGACGCAGGCCCTGGCCCTGGCCCACCTGAACTGGACACGACGCATCATCCGCGCCCCGGTCACCGGCATCGTCGCGCAGCAGGCGGTGCAGCCCGGACAGTGGGTGAGCGCGGGCCAGCGCCTGTTTACCGTGGTGCCATTGCAGCAGATGTGGGTCACCGCCAACATCAAGGAAACCCGCCTGGCGGGCGTGCGCCCCGGTGCGGCGGTGACACTGCATTCTGATCTTTATGGTAACGCCGTCACCTATCACGGCTGGGTGGTGGGACTGGGAGGGGGCTCCGGCGCCGTCTTCGCGGTGTTGCCGCCGGAGAACGCCAGCGGCAACTGGATCAAGTTCACCCAGCGGGTACCGGTGCGCATCGCCGTCGATCCTGGGGACCTGGCCCGGCACCCGCTGCGTCCCGGTCTGACCATGACGGCACGGATCGCACTGCATGGCCCGTGGATACGGCGGCCGGTACCGGACTGGTTCCTGCGTTCCGCAGCTGCTTCACGCCCGGCTCCCTGA
- a CDS encoding LysR family transcriptional regulator, translating into MDLRHLRHFVVLAEALNFHRAAIRLHLAQPSLSRSIRALEDEIGLPLFLRNQREVSLTAAGRVLLPEARQLLAQARRTEALLGDLQNGQAGTLRIGFLASTAIALLPGLLRGFRQHFPQVHLELREMSSDAQLQALRDDQIDIGFIRDIGILPDIRQHLLQREALMLVLPEDHPFAAEGAIALHRLHQESLILLRREVAPASYDRILAHCHIHALKPHILMELADSNAVFSAVLAGLGLGFLFSAFAEIQRPGIVFRPLADALGDSEVSLAWRGRQEDGNPAALAFVTMAQQQYALQAEP; encoded by the coding sequence GTGGACCTGCGTCATCTGCGCCATTTTGTCGTGCTCGCCGAGGCCCTGAACTTTCATCGGGCGGCGATTCGCCTGCATCTCGCCCAGCCCTCCCTGAGCCGCAGCATCCGCGCTCTGGAAGACGAGATCGGTCTGCCGCTTTTTTTGCGTAACCAGCGGGAAGTCTCCCTCACGGCCGCCGGTCGGGTGCTCCTGCCCGAAGCCCGACAATTGCTGGCGCAGGCGCGGCGCACGGAGGCCCTGCTCGGCGATCTGCAAAACGGTCAGGCCGGCACTTTGCGGATCGGCTTTCTTGCTTCCACCGCCATCGCCCTCCTGCCTGGGCTGCTGCGCGGTTTTCGTCAGCACTTTCCGCAGGTGCACCTGGAGTTGCGGGAGATGAGCAGCGATGCGCAGTTGCAGGCGCTGCGCGATGATCAGATCGATATCGGCTTCATCCGCGATATCGGCATCCTGCCGGATATCCGCCAGCATCTGCTGCAACGGGAGGCGCTGATGCTGGTGCTCCCGGAAGATCATCCCTTTGCCGCAGAGGGCGCCATAGCGCTCCATCGTCTGCACCAGGAGTCGTTGATTCTCCTGCGCCGCGAGGTGGCGCCAGCGTCCTATGACCGCATCCTTGCCCACTGCCACATCCATGCCCTGAAGCCACATATCCTGATGGAACTCGCCGATTCCAATGCCGTGTTCAGTGCGGTCCTGGCGGGCCTCGGACTGGGTTTCCTGTTCTCGGCCTTTGCCGAAATTCAACGTCCGGGCATCGTCTTCCGACCGCTGGCGGATGCCTTGGGGGACAGTGAGGTAAGTCTCGCCTGGCGCGGACGACAGGAGGACGGAAATCCGGCAGCGCTGGCGTTTGTAACCATGGCGCAGCAGCAATATGCGTTGCAGGCCGAACCCTGA
- the ettA gene encoding energy-dependent translational throttle protein EttA, translated as MAQYVFSMNHLSKTVPPKRALLKDISLSFFPGAKIGVLGMNGAGKSTLIKIMAGIDKEFEGEALPMPGLKIGYLSQEPQVDPNKTVRQVVEEGLSDILGAQQELEAVYAAYAEPDADFDALAAEQARLEAIVAASDGHQAAQQMEVAADALRLAPWDALVGPLSGGEKRRVALCRLLISRPDMLLLDEPTNHLDAESVDWLEQYLQRFPGTVVAVTHDRYFLDNAAEWILELDRGHGFPYKGNYSAWLEQKEKRLEQEARTEASRLKAMQHELEWVRQNAKGRQSKSKARMARFEELSSYEYQTRNETQEIFIPVAERLGNEVIEFRDVTKGFGDKLLFEHLSFQVPPGAIVGVIGPNGAGKSTFFRMIVGQESPDSGAVVLGSTVKLAYVDQSRDALAAKNNVWEEISGGLDILTVGKFEIQSRAYCGRFNFKGADQQKLVGQLSGGERGRLHLAKTLIAGGNVLLLDEPSNDLDVETLRALEDALLEFAGSIMVISHDRWFLDRIATHIIAFEGDAHVEFFAGNYHEYEADKKRRLGEEGARPHRLRYKPIVR; from the coding sequence ATGGCGCAATACGTTTTTTCGATGAATCACCTCAGCAAGACCGTGCCGCCCAAGCGCGCCCTGCTCAAGGACATCTCTCTGTCCTTCTTCCCCGGCGCCAAAATCGGCGTGCTCGGCATGAATGGTGCCGGCAAGTCCACCCTGATCAAGATCATGGCGGGTATCGACAAGGAGTTCGAAGGCGAGGCGCTGCCCATGCCCGGTCTCAAGATTGGTTATCTGTCGCAGGAACCGCAGGTCGATCCGAACAAGACGGTGCGCCAGGTGGTAGAGGAGGGTCTCAGCGACATCCTCGGCGCGCAACAGGAACTGGAGGCGGTTTATGCCGCCTACGCCGAGCCCGATGCGGACTTTGACGCCCTCGCCGCCGAGCAGGCGCGCCTGGAGGCCATTGTCGCCGCCAGTGATGGGCATCAGGCCGCGCAACAGATGGAGGTCGCCGCCGACGCCCTGCGTCTCGCGCCCTGGGACGCCTTGGTCGGCCCTTTGTCCGGCGGTGAAAAGCGCCGCGTCGCCCTCTGTCGCCTGCTCATCAGCCGCCCGGACATGCTCCTCCTGGACGAGCCCACCAACCACCTGGACGCCGAATCGGTAGACTGGCTGGAGCAGTATCTACAGCGTTTCCCCGGCACCGTGGTCGCCGTCACCCATGATCGTTATTTTCTCGACAATGCCGCCGAGTGGATTCTGGAGCTGGATCGTGGTCACGGCTTCCCTTACAAGGGCAACTATTCCGCCTGGCTGGAGCAGAAAGAAAAACGCCTGGAGCAAGAGGCCAGAACCGAGGCTTCGCGCCTCAAGGCGATGCAGCACGAGCTGGAATGGGTGCGACAAAACGCCAAAGGCCGCCAGAGCAAAAGTAAGGCCCGCATGGCCCGCTTTGAAGAACTGAGCTCCTACGAATACCAGACCCGCAATGAAACCCAGGAGATTTTCATTCCGGTGGCGGAACGCCTCGGCAACGAAGTGATTGAATTCCGTGACGTGACCAAGGGCTTTGGCGACAAATTGCTTTTTGAGCATCTCAGCTTTCAGGTGCCGCCGGGTGCCATCGTCGGTGTCATCGGCCCCAACGGTGCCGGTAAATCGACTTTTTTCCGCATGATCGTGGGCCAGGAAAGCCCGGATAGCGGGGCAGTCGTCCTGGGCTCCACGGTCAAACTCGCCTATGTGGATCAGTCCCGCGATGCGCTTGCCGCCAAAAACAACGTCTGGGAAGAAATCTCCGGTGGGTTGGACATCCTCACCGTCGGCAAGTTTGAAATCCAATCCCGTGCTTATTGCGGCCGCTTCAACTTCAAGGGTGCCGACCAACAAAAGCTGGTGGGACAATTGTCGGGCGGTGAGCGCGGCCGCCTGCATCTGGCCAAGACCCTCATCGCCGGCGGCAACGTCCTCCTCCTCGATGAACCTTCCAACGACCTCGACGTGGAAACCCTGCGCGCGCTGGAAGATGCCCTGCTGGAGTTCGCCGGCAGTATTATGGTCATCTCCCATGACCGCTGGTTCCTCGACCGCATCGCCACTCACATCATCGCTTTCGAAGGCGATGCCCATGTCGAGTTTTTTGCGGGCAACTACCACGAGTATGAGGCCGACAAAAAGCGTCGCCTGGGTGAAGAGGGTGCCCGGCCCCACCGCCTGCGTTACAAGCCAATCGTGCGCTGA
- the rpmH gene encoding 50S ribosomal protein L34, with amino-acid sequence MKRTFQPSVVHRKRTHGFRARMATKSGRLVLKRRRAKGRQRLCP; translated from the coding sequence ATGAAGCGTACTTTTCAGCCCAGCGTCGTTCACCGTAAGCGGACCCACGGGTTCCGTGCCCGCATGGCCACCAAATCCGGCCGCCTCGTGCTCAAGCGCCGTCGTGCCAAGGGCCGTCAGCGTCTTTGTCCGTAA
- the rnpA gene encoding ribonuclease P protein component — MPRAVSVFVRKPMNPALAHPHRFTREDRLRQKVAIQRTLKQGRKKVFPELVIYALGNELPHPRLGLAVSRKVGNAVVRNRIKRRLREAFRQQPARTRGRDVLVVARAGARQLGMRAMAAYLQQILERT; from the coding sequence GTGCCAAGGGCCGTCAGCGTCTTTGTCCGTAAGCCGATGAACCCGGCGCTGGCGCATCCTCATCGTTTTACCCGCGAGGATCGTCTCCGCCAGAAGGTGGCTATCCAGCGTACCCTCAAGCAGGGGCGCAAGAAGGTTTTTCCGGAATTGGTGATTTACGCCCTGGGTAACGAGCTGCCACATCCAAGACTGGGCCTGGCGGTGAGTCGCAAGGTGGGCAATGCCGTGGTCCGCAACCGCATCAAGCGGCGCCTGCGCGAAGCCTTCCGGCAGCAGCCGGCGCGCACACGGGGGCGCGACGTGCTGGTCGTGGCGCGGGCGGGTGCGCGGCAACTCGGCATGCGCGCCATGGCTGCCTACCTTCAGCAAATCCTGGAGAGGACATGA
- the yidD gene encoding membrane protein insertion efficiency factor YidD: protein MSPRRAAVVVVRGYQYVISPMLGHNCRFFPTCSEYTCQAIERYGIAKGSWLGIKRISRCHPWHPGGVDPVP, encoded by the coding sequence ATGAGTCCGCGGCGCGCGGCAGTGGTCGTGGTGCGCGGCTACCAGTACGTCATCAGCCCCATGCTCGGACACAACTGCCGCTTTTTTCCGACCTGCTCCGAATATACCTGTCAGGCCATCGAACGCTACGGCATCGCCAAAGGTTCCTGGCTAGGCATAAAACGCATCAGCCGCTGCCATCCCTGGCACCCCGGTGGTGTTGATCCCGTTCCTTAA
- the yidC gene encoding membrane protein insertase YidC: MDNQKTILAVALAVVVFLLFQAWQEQNTPKPAAGPAVSRSVTAPGASATSPTPVDVVPASASGLPPATGAAVSFQTQVLTGRISLNGGDIQNLGLRHYPRAVDNPAPYPLLDGAAARLTIQQSGFVSSAGQTLTARFAAPAGQTTAGQPIVLTGKAGPLTVQKTWTFQPDSYVAEEHITITNSGSAPWNGSYFDQILRNDRTETHMFMSIFTGAVLMHQGNFSEVSFSDIHDHPVLKSGPGWAGMMDHYFLTAILPSAHAQVQVYARPSGTNYVAGVSTPLPTLAPGQSTTVTQQLFLGPKRQQTLAAMGRGLEQTVDYGWFAIIAEPMHVVLTWFHGLVGNWGLAIILLVIVVKSIFFYPSAISYRSMANMRKLQPKLEKLKQEVGDDRQKLGVAMMELYRSEKVNPMAGCLPIILQMPFFIALYWVLVESVSLRQAPFILWIHDLAIPDPYFILPLLMGVSMFFQQRLNPAPVDPMQKRIMSALPVVFAVFFSFFPAGLVLYWLTNNVVSIGQQYLITRHIMAAKD; this comes from the coding sequence ATGGATAATCAGAAGACCATCCTCGCCGTTGCACTTGCCGTAGTCGTCTTCCTGCTGTTTCAGGCCTGGCAGGAGCAGAATACGCCGAAACCTGCGGCCGGGCCCGCTGTCAGCCGGAGTGTAACGGCGCCCGGCGCCTCGGCCACCTCGCCGACGCCAGTGGATGTGGTTCCTGCTAGCGCCAGCGGTCTCCCACCGGCGACCGGGGCCGCGGTATCTTTCCAGACGCAAGTGCTCACCGGTCGGATCAGTCTGAACGGCGGAGACATTCAGAACCTGGGCCTGCGCCACTATCCACGGGCGGTGGACAATCCCGCCCCTTATCCTCTCCTCGACGGGGCAGCGGCCAGGCTCACCATACAACAAAGCGGCTTCGTCAGCAGCGCCGGGCAAACCCTGACCGCCCGGTTTGCCGCTCCCGCCGGTCAGACGACCGCAGGCCAGCCCATCGTCCTCACTGGCAAGGCCGGCCCCCTGACCGTACAAAAAACCTGGACATTCCAGCCCGACAGCTATGTGGCAGAAGAACACATCACCATCACCAATAGCGGGTCCGCGCCCTGGAACGGCAGCTATTTCGATCAGATCCTGCGTAACGACCGCACCGAAACGCACATGTTCATGTCGATTTTCACCGGCGCAGTGCTCATGCACCAGGGCAACTTCAGCGAGGTGAGTTTCAGCGACATCCACGATCATCCGGTACTGAAATCCGGCCCCGGATGGGCGGGGATGATGGACCATTACTTTCTCACCGCCATCCTGCCCTCTGCTCATGCGCAAGTTCAGGTTTATGCGCGTCCTTCGGGTACCAATTATGTGGCCGGAGTGAGCACCCCGCTACCTACCCTGGCGCCGGGACAGAGCACCACCGTCACCCAACAGCTCTTCCTCGGGCCGAAGCGGCAACAAACGCTGGCCGCCATGGGGCGCGGCCTGGAACAGACCGTGGACTACGGCTGGTTCGCCATCATCGCCGAGCCCATGCATGTAGTCCTGACCTGGTTCCACGGGCTGGTCGGCAACTGGGGACTGGCAATCATCCTGCTCGTCATAGTGGTCAAGTCCATCTTCTTCTACCCCTCGGCCATCAGCTACCGTTCCATGGCCAACATGCGGAAGCTCCAGCCCAAGCTGGAGAAACTGAAGCAGGAAGTCGGCGACGATCGCCAGAAGCTGGGCGTAGCCATGATGGAGTTGTATCGCAGCGAGAAGGTCAACCCCATGGCAGGTTGTCTGCCGATCATACTGCAGATGCCTTTCTTTATCGCCCTGTACTGGGTACTGGTGGAGAGCGTCTCCCTGCGGCAGGCACCCTTCATCCTCTGGATTCATGATCTGGCCATACCCGACCCTTATTTCATCCTGCCCCTGCTCATGGGCGTGTCCATGTTCTTCCAGCAGCGCCTCAATCCCGCGCCGGTAGACCCCATGCAGAAGCGCATCATGTCCGCGCTGCCGGTGGTCTTCGCCGTGTTCTTCTCCTTCTTCCCCGCAGGCCTGGTGCTCTACTGGCTGACCAACAACGTGGTTTCCATCGGCCAGCAGTATCTGATCACCCGCCACATCATGGCGGCCAAGGACTAG
- the mnmE gene encoding tRNA uridine-5-carboxymethylaminomethyl(34) synthesis GTPase MnmE produces MDYQQGDTIVAIATPPGEGGVGILRCSGPQALSIAMELCGGPTVKPLTPRHAHFRRFYARDGSLIDHGIALYFPAPNSYTGETVVELQGHGSPLALASLLTEAIALGARAARAGEFSERAFLNGRLDLAQAEAVADLIHARSDAQARAAAASLEGAFSQAVDDIHGQLLRLLALAEAGLDFSEEDLGDAHDQAIGDSLVRLDAQVAHLLKQAQQGARLARGGRVVLAGRPNVGKSSLMNALAQRESAIVTAIPGTTRDLLREEIVLGGLPVELVDTAGLREAADAVEAEGVARARNILHSAQLILLVVDASTGWQTEDEVILRALPDGPRRIIWNKMDLVSAVPATPTGEEAITLSAQTGAGLDALHRSLIEALGVQGDSCPFSARRRHVEALESCLRRLGTARDMHRLGDAPELVAQSLREAAAALAGITGHMDVEDILGEIFSRFCIGK; encoded by the coding sequence ATGGATTATCAGCAGGGAGACACGATTGTCGCGATTGCCACTCCGCCGGGAGAAGGCGGTGTCGGCATTTTGCGCTGCTCCGGACCACAGGCGCTGTCCATCGCGATGGAGCTCTGCGGCGGACCGACAGTCAAACCGCTGACGCCCCGCCATGCTCATTTTCGCCGCTTTTACGCCCGCGACGGCAGCCTGATCGATCACGGCATTGCCCTCTATTTTCCAGCCCCTAACAGCTACACCGGCGAAACCGTCGTGGAATTGCAGGGCCATGGCAGCCCGCTGGCCCTCGCCAGCCTGCTCACCGAGGCTATCGCTCTTGGCGCACGGGCGGCGCGTGCCGGGGAGTTCAGTGAACGGGCCTTTCTCAACGGTCGGCTTGATCTTGCCCAGGCCGAAGCGGTGGCCGACCTCATCCACGCCCGCAGCGATGCTCAGGCACGAGCCGCGGCAGCGAGCCTGGAGGGCGCCTTTTCACAAGCCGTCGATGATATTCACGGCCAGCTTCTGCGCCTCCTCGCCCTCGCTGAAGCCGGACTGGATTTCAGTGAAGAAGACCTTGGCGATGCCCATGACCAGGCGATCGGCGACAGTCTGGTACGGCTGGATGCTCAGGTCGCCCATCTGCTCAAGCAGGCGCAGCAAGGCGCCCGACTCGCCCGCGGCGGTCGCGTGGTGCTCGCCGGGCGTCCCAACGTCGGCAAGTCCAGCCTGATGAACGCCCTCGCCCAGCGCGAGTCGGCGATTGTCACCGCCATCCCCGGCACCACCCGCGACCTGCTTCGGGAAGAGATCGTCCTCGGCGGACTACCGGTGGAACTCGTCGACACCGCGGGACTGCGCGAGGCGGCGGATGCCGTGGAGGCGGAGGGCGTCGCCCGCGCCCGCAACATATTACACAGTGCACAACTAATCCTGCTGGTGGTCGATGCGAGCACGGGATGGCAAACAGAGGACGAAGTTATCCTGCGTGCCCTGCCGGACGGACCGCGCCGCATCATCTGGAACAAAATGGATCTGGTTTCCGCAGTACCTGCCACCCCGACGGGTGAGGAAGCGATAACACTCTCCGCCCAAACCGGCGCAGGTCTCGATGCGTTACACCGCAGCCTGATCGAAGCACTGGGTGTGCAGGGCGATAGTTGCCCCTTCAGCGCCCGCCGCCGCCATGTCGAAGCCCTGGAAAGCTGTTTGCGCCGGCTCGGCACCGCACGTGACATGCACCGCCTGGGAGATGCCCCGGAACTGGTCGCCCAGTCCCTGCGTGAAGCCGCGGCAGCGCTGGCCGGCATCACCGGCCACATGGATGTGGAAGACATTCTCGGCGAGATTTTTTCGCGCTTTTGCATCGGTAAATAA
- a CDS encoding porin family protein, whose protein sequence is MGKRKKHKKYAIYALAVVGLAAGSIDVAAAANWFKLEGISPAHAPLLNFCGFFIPLYKYMNGTMAENGQIPRFNLVAPQDTSSKSFNILFAHIMLRGNINKHISYMLAGEFGNNQFTHVAGNYTPQLMDAHATFSYVPGARFEVGIIRAPGPEEDMQGYPNFAFGFNYSTVVQQLMLQPFYSTNTDYRSGPYESYSVPGKNIMGNNAFRYPGAEVMDWFRAGNMEYAYGVMVGNFGPLVATNTSSGALVAARLQASYILRGFGPIHGPFRSDVTGFLWYQHANPIFNGQSYSMTRDGLGLTYTQGYMQRWGRWLKFEYIRGSGMIDAPAVFNTYAGAAPTLTDAQVYPGSQNTAKGYYVSGGFFVTNRLEFDLRYDFYDRLPNVATQERIFKTWAIGGQYHITKSTRVMVDYFVRSVNIPDLSGIPPAQRALPQSVANAADNEFAVTAFIAF, encoded by the coding sequence ATGGGGAAGAGGAAGAAACATAAAAAATATGCAATATATGCTCTTGCGGTTGTCGGTCTGGCTGCGGGTTCAATAGACGTTGCCGCTGCTGCAAATTGGTTCAAGCTGGAAGGTATTTCTCCAGCACACGCCCCACTGTTAAACTTTTGTGGGTTCTTTATTCCGCTTTACAAATACATGAATGGAACCATGGCAGAAAATGGTCAGATTCCGAGGTTTAACCTGGTAGCACCGCAAGACACATCCAGCAAGTCGTTTAATATTCTCTTTGCGCACATCATGCTGCGAGGAAACATCAATAAGCATATTTCATACATGTTGGCCGGCGAGTTTGGAAACAATCAGTTCACTCACGTTGCCGGTAACTACACACCACAGCTCATGGACGCTCATGCTACATTTAGTTACGTTCCCGGCGCACGCTTTGAAGTGGGTATCATTCGCGCACCCGGTCCGGAAGAAGATATGCAGGGATACCCAAACTTTGCATTTGGATTTAATTATAGTACGGTCGTACAACAACTAATGTTGCAGCCATTTTATTCAACAAATACCGATTATCGGTCAGGGCCATACGAAAGTTATTCTGTTCCCGGTAAAAATATAATGGGAAACAACGCGTTCCGATATCCCGGTGCGGAAGTAATGGACTGGTTTCGTGCGGGGAATATGGAGTACGCCTATGGCGTGATGGTCGGCAACTTTGGACCTCTGGTGGCGACAAATACCTCCAGCGGAGCGCTCGTCGCAGCGCGCCTACAGGCGTCCTATATTTTAAGAGGGTTTGGGCCAATTCATGGACCATTTCGCAGTGACGTGACGGGATTCCTCTGGTATCAGCATGCGAACCCCATTTTTAATGGACAATCCTACTCCATGACACGCGATGGACTTGGCCTGACGTATACGCAGGGATATATGCAACGTTGGGGAAGATGGCTCAAGTTTGAATATATCCGTGGTTCCGGAATGATCGATGCGCCCGCGGTATTTAATACATACGCAGGTGCGGCGCCGACGCTTACGGACGCCCAGGTTTACCCTGGAAGCCAGAATACGGCTAAAGGATATTATGTTTCCGGCGGATTTTTTGTAACCAACCGTTTAGAGTTCGATCTGCGCTATGACTTCTATGATCGATTACCCAATGTTGCAACGCAGGAGAGAATATTCAAAACCTGGGCGATCGGTGGCCAATACCATATTACCAAGTCCACCAGGGTAATGGTTGATTATTTCGTGAGAAGCGTAAACATACCTGATTTGTCCGGTATTCCGCCAGCACAAAGAGCATTACCCCAAAGTGTTGCGAATGCCGCTGACAACGAGTTTGCGGTTACCGCGTTTATTGCATTCTGA